The Cloacibacterium sp. TD35 region TCTGTTAGCAGCTACTTTTTGTCCTTTTTTTCTAAGGATTTCAATAGCTTTTTCGAAATCTCCTTCAGCTTCTGTAAGCGCTTTTTTGCAGTCCATCATTCCTGCACCTGTTGTGTTTCTAAGTTTAGCTACGTCTGCAGCAACTGGTGTATACATAATTGAAATTTTTTGTTTATTATTGTGGTATAAATTTTTGATGGGCAAAGATATGAAATTTCGTGTAAACTAAAAAGAGGGTTTTTGCGTTATATTTTTAAAAATAATTGATAATAAACTGAAAATGAAAAACAAACTTTTACTTCTTATTTTGCTGGTCTTTTCTACCTTGTCGTTTTCACAAACTTCTCAGGAATTAGACAAAGCAATCATGAGTAAAGATCCTAAAGTGATTGCAGAATTTATTAATAAGTATCCTAATAATAAAAACACTCCTTTTCTACAAAGAAAATTAAACAGCTTAACTGGGAGTGGAAGTGCAGCCGCTAAGCCAAGTATAGAACCTCTGAATACCGAAAAATTAGAAAAACAGGTAGAAAAAAGTGAAGCAAAAGGAGAGCCAGATGCTAAAGCAAAACGTACAGCAGAAGTTCTTACACACTTATTTAATAATGACCCCAGTAAAAAAGATGCTTACGTTTTGATTAGAAATAAGTCTGAATGTAACCTCATTGTAAAATTCGAAGGAAAAAAATTCTATAATCTAGATGTTCCTAGAATGGGTGAAAACTATATTCTAGTTCAAAAAGGAACGTACAGGATTACCACCATGATTTGTAATGCACAATATGCATCGGTAAAAAATATAACTCAAGATGTAGAAATCAACTTGAATGCAGCAAAAAAAGTCAGAAAATAATTTCTGACTTTTTTTATTTAAATAATATTTTGTAATAAATTAACCTACAAATTTACCCATTGCAATAAATTTCTCTTGTCTGTGATTTATCAATTCATCACCAGTGAAATTTTTGAGAGACTTGATGTTGGTTAAAATGCTTTTCTTTACATTATCATACGCAATTTGCGGATCATAGTGTGCACCACCAAGCGGTTCTTCTATAATACCATCGATGATTTTCTCTTTCAGCATATCTTGTGGAGTAAGTTTTAATGCATTAGCAGCAGTTTCTTTATACTCCCAACTTCTCCATAAGATAGAAGAGCAACTTTCTGGTGCGATTACAGAGTACCAAGTATTTTCTAGCATATACACTTTATTTCCTACACCAATTCCTAAAGCACCACCAGAAGCCCCTTCTCCAATAATAATGGTGATAATAGGTGTCTTCATTTGGCACATTTCATAGATGTTTCTTGCAATGGCTTCACCTTGCCCTCTTTCTTCGGCTTCTAGACCAGGATAAGCTCCAGGAGTGTCAATGAAAGTAATCACAGGAATTCTGAATTTTTCTGCCAATTTCATTAATCTAAGCGCTTTTCTGTATCCTTCAGGGTTACTCATCCCGAATCTTCTGCGCTGTCTTTCCTTAGTTGTTCTTCCTTTTTGAGTTCCGATAATCATTACACTTTGACCGTCTATTTTTGCAAGACCTCCTACCATAGCAGGATCATCAGCAAAATTTCTATCACCGTGTAATTCTACAAAACTATCTTTGTCTACTATTCCATTAATAAAGTCTAATGTGTATGGTCTGTCTGGATGACGTGATAGCTGAACTCTTTGCCAAGGCGTAAGATTTCCGTAGATTTCTTTCTTTTTTTCGATGATTTTGTCTTCAATTTGGCTGCAAGCCAATTTCATATCTACACCGCTTTCTTCACCAACTAAAGAACAAGTTTGGTATTGTTCCATTAACTCCTTAATTGGTAATTCAAAATCTAAATATTCCATTTTTTGTTTAGAATTAATCCTCCAAATGTAGTAAAATTTCTTGTTTGAAAGAATTATTTTATTTTTTCTATGGCTAATTTTAGCCTTGTTATACTTTCTTCTTTACCCAAAATTTCTAATAAATCTGGCACGTCTGGTCCTTTTAATTCCCCTACTAGAGCGAGTCTAAGCGGCATCATGACTTTCCCAAAGCCTAAACCTTTTTCTTCTACAAAATGATGAATTTCTTCTTTCAAAATTTCTGATTTAAATTCTGTAGTGTTTAATTTTTCTGAAAGTTCTGTCATAAGAGAAGAAGTCTCATCATTCCAAGCTTTTTTTACCGCTTTTTCATCATAAGCATTAGGTGCTTCGAAAAAGAATTTTCCTTGAGTATAAATATCTTTCACGAAAGTGGCTCTTTCTTTCATTAAGCCAATAATCTTTAATAAAGTTTCGTCTGAAAGATTGATGTTTTTGGTTTCTTCTAGAGTTTTAAAACTTTCTAAAAGCTCTTCTTTAGAATGTCTCTGAAGATATTGATGATTAAACCATTCTGCTTTTTCTTTAGAAAATCTTGCACCTGCTTTGTGAACTTTATGCAAGTCAAACTCTGCAGCCATTTCTTCTAGGCTTAGGATTTCCTTGTCGTCTGAAGGGGACCAGCCTAAGAGAGCCAAGAAATTTACAAAAGCTTCAGGCAAATAGCCTTCTTCTTTATAGCCTTTATACGTTTCGCCAGTTGCTTCGTCATAAAAATTCATTGGGAAAACTGGGAATCCAAATTTTGCACCATCTCTTTTGCTTAATTTTCCTTTTCCTTCTGGTTTTAGAATTAGAGAAAGGTGGGCAAATTCTGGAGCAGTCCAACCCATTGCTTCATATAATAAAACGTGTAAAGGCATTGAAGGAAGCCATTCTTCACCACGAATGACGTGGGTGATTTCCATTTCGTGGTCATCTATAATATTAGCGAAGTGATAGGTAGGCATTCCATCATTTTTTACCAAAACTTTATCATCTAAAGTATTGGTGTTTACAGAAGATTTTCCTCTGATGATGTCTTCTAGATTTACAATTCTATCAATCGGCATTTTAAATCTTACTACGTAAGGAACATTTTGATTGATGAGTTCCTGAGTTTCTTGTTCAGAAAGCGTAAGACTGTTTCTCATACTGTTTCTAGTAAAATTATTGTATGAAAAAACTTCGCCTTTTGCTTCGTACTCTGCTCTTACTTTTTCTAATTCTTCTGGCGTGTCAAAAGCAATATACGCATAATCTGTTTTTAGGATTTCTGCAGTGTATTTGTCGTAAATATCTCTTCTTTCTGATTGTCTATATGGTCCGAAGTTTCCTCCGTGAATAGGGGATTCGTCAGGGACAATGCCGCACCATTCTAGAGCTTTCATAATGTATTCTTCTGCGCCCTCTACATATCTTGCTGTATCTGTATCTTCTATTCTTAGAA contains the following coding sequences:
- the gltX gene encoding glutamate--tRNA ligase produces the protein MSKVRVRFAPSPTGPLHLGGVRTALYDYLFAKNQGGDFVLRIEDTDTARYVEGAEEYIMKALEWCGIVPDESPIHGGNFGPYRQSERRDIYDKYTAEILKTDYAYIAFDTPEELEKVRAEYEAKGEVFSYNNFTRNSMRNSLTLSEQETQELINQNVPYVVRFKMPIDRIVNLEDIIRGKSSVNTNTLDDKVLVKNDGMPTYHFANIIDDHEMEITHVIRGEEWLPSMPLHVLLYEAMGWTAPEFAHLSLILKPEGKGKLSKRDGAKFGFPVFPMNFYDEATGETYKGYKEEGYLPEAFVNFLALLGWSPSDDKEILSLEEMAAEFDLHKVHKAGARFSKEKAEWFNHQYLQRHSKEELLESFKTLEETKNINLSDETLLKIIGLMKERATFVKDIYTQGKFFFEAPNAYDEKAVKKAWNDETSSLMTELSEKLNTTEFKSEILKEEIHHFVEEKGLGFGKVMMPLRLALVGELKGPDVPDLLEILGKEESITRLKLAIEKIK
- a CDS encoding acetyl-CoA carboxylase carboxyltransferase subunit alpha, whose protein sequence is MEYLDFELPIKELMEQYQTCSLVGEESGVDMKLACSQIEDKIIEKKKEIYGNLTPWQRVQLSRHPDRPYTLDFINGIVDKDSFVELHGDRNFADDPAMVGGLAKIDGQSVMIIGTQKGRTTKERQRRRFGMSNPEGYRKALRLMKLAEKFRIPVITFIDTPGAYPGLEAEERGQGEAIARNIYEMCQMKTPIITIIIGEGASGGALGIGVGNKVYMLENTWYSVIAPESCSSILWRSWEYKETAANALKLTPQDMLKEKIIDGIIEEPLGGAHYDPQIAYDNVKKSILTNIKSLKNFTGDELINHRQEKFIAMGKFVG
- a CDS encoding DUF6759 domain-containing protein encodes the protein MKNKLLLLILLVFSTLSFSQTSQELDKAIMSKDPKVIAEFINKYPNNKNTPFLQRKLNSLTGSGSAAAKPSIEPLNTEKLEKQVEKSEAKGEPDAKAKRTAEVLTHLFNNDPSKKDAYVLIRNKSECNLIVKFEGKKFYNLDVPRMGENYILVQKGTYRITTMICNAQYASVKNITQDVEINLNAAKKVRK